CATAGAACGCCTCAAGTGCGGGAGCATCTTTGAGATCGCGCACTGGCATGGGCCTGTTCTCGTCCACGCGCACGACCCCATCTCTCATCTGCGAGACCGCGGCGACCGCCCTCTTCTTGCCGATTTTGGACTCGATATCCTTCCCAATCATCCGGACGGTCTCGCCTTCGGTGATGACCGTGAAGACATCGTCGAGCGCGGCACGCCACAGATTCTCCGCATTCTTCAGCCCCTCAGCCGTGATTGCGTAAACGTTCATCCGCCGCTCGTGTCCTTTGACCCTCGCGGTGAGTTCCTCAACGTGCCCGTCCTTGATCAGCCCCTTCACAGCGCGCGGGACGTGCGTGCGCGATATGCCCACCGCGAATGCTATCCCCGCCTGCGTGCACTCGGCGAGGTACTCTTCAGGTTGGACGTCCGTCGCGAACCTCATTAGATGAAGAAGCACCCTGTCATTCACGCTGAGCTGGCCAGACTCGGGCATCGTACGTTATGATGCCCATGTGCTTATATAACCGTGCTGGTTTTTGCGACGGGCTGAACCACTTGGAATTCCTTGACTGGTAATTGGTAATGACCTCAACACGTTTATATACGGTCCAACACGTTGAATTGGATGATAGCTGAGTGTTCTCTCCGCCCCCGGAGGACCGAGAATATGAACTTCGATGTCAGGAAGAGGAAGTCTTGGAAAGAGGATGAAGGTGTATCCGAGATCATCGGCAACATCCTGATCCTAATGATAACCATCATTTTGTTCAGCGGAATAATGGCATTCGTTCAACAGATGCCGGTTCCAGAGCAGGCAACGAAGGCGGACTTCTCCGCATCCGTTTCCTTCTCGCCCTCAGGCACAACCGCCAACCTGACCGTGACACACGCTGGTGGCGCGGTGATGAAGACCAAGGACACCTTCATGCTGGTCGATGTCAACAACCTGAACACGAGGTACGACCTATCTAATCCGGTCTACGGCCTCAAGAATACCACTCAATGGTCTACCGGACAATCTTGGACGGTGGCCCTAACTGATACCAGCTACACGAGCTCTATTACGGTGACGGTCGTCGACAACGTGAAGCACTCGGCGGTCTGGTCTAGCCAGGTGACCGGAGGTAGCGGCAGAAGCCCGCCGAATATATTGCAGAGATATGTCGACTCTGATCCGACCACACCGACGGCCGACCCAGTTCGCGAATGGCAGGATTTCAGCCTTTTCGTAACGATTGTGGATCCCGATAACAATCTGGATACGGACGACGGCATATGGATAGACTCATCGCAGCTTGAGACAGATTCGCCTGGTGCAAGCCATAGGACGCCCCAACCGCCGAGTGGGAACATCTTCAGATGGGATTTCAGCGACATTCTGACTAGAAACCTGAGTGCGCGTGATTTGGATGGACAGACAATAATGATCCACGCATGGGACCAGACAGGCTTCCAGTCCGTATCGACCTTCGTCATGACAGTCACTCAGTTGCCGACGGATACACAATTCACAAACAAAACGATTGAGATCCAAGGAGGGGCGGTGGGCGAGGGCGGCTTGCCCGCGTACCTGACATGGTCCAGCCCAGCTAGTGGCCAAGGATTCGGCATATATGAGGAAGACCACTCGGCGCCGGGCGTGGCCAACACCAGCAAGCCCAAGACGCTCTTCGTGAAGGACGAGACGGTATTTGTCAGGGTCGCAAGCCTGCGAATGACCAATATTCTTGGCGCAAACATAATGGTGATATCTGACACCAGGACTGGTGGTGCGTATGCAGTGAACTATAACCTGTCTAGCACCCGCTCGGCCCCGTTCTATCCCTACGCTGCTAGCAGTAGCGCCTTCGTGTACGAGGCCAAGTTCTACACCGACCTATTGCCGCCAGGGTCGTATACTCTTGAAATAGTACTATCCAGCCACGGAGCGGTGGCTGGCACATTTGAGCGGTTCGAGACGAGACAGTATATAGTAATTGGTCAGGAGGACTCTCCGGTGTCCTTTATCCCCGGCGTTTGGCTATTCAAGGATGCTGCCAGGACGATTCTCTGGGGCGGCAAGACGATGCCCTTTGACATCTCTGGTGGAACTTTCATGGTCTATGCGAGCGTGAAGGTCATTGATGCACAGGCATCCCCTGCCCCCTACAGCGAGGAGGTTAGAGTCACCGACATGACGGGCGGATCCCAACTGTACGGTAAGCCCGGCTATGCAGGCCCTATGATCTCTGCGCTGTCTCGGGCAAACGCCACAGCCTACAAATTTGATGTTGATCTGCGGTATTCGAACGGGAACCAGTGGTTTGGAGGTACGGGCGCATACACGCTGCTTATGGCGAAATTCTCGGACGCGAACGAGGGAGTCTATTCGCTTTCCCAGCAGATATTCGTCAAGGCCGATGGCAGCCGCGCAGACTTCTTCCTCGGTGAAGATGGCGTGAACGTTGGCCACCAGAACTTCGACGTCAGGGGCTATTTGACATACATTGAGAATAACAACTTCTTCACTCGAATCGACCTATTCAACTACCAGAACACTCCCACTGATAAGACTACGTATGAGGTTCTTTCGATGGCTGTTGGTGATTTGAGCGGTGATGGATCCAAGGATATGCTGACTGGCCAGAAAGGCGGCGAGCTTCTGTACTACAGGAACAGCATCAACTCTTTAGGCACATGGCAAGACGGCAGCAGAATGCCCAGGCCCGTTGGTGATCCAACCAACAACATCAAGTGGATCACTGTGGGCGATATCAATGGCGACGGAGCCCAGGACTTCGCGTACGTTAGCTCTTCGGGAGCTACCGCCAACAGAATAGTCATCTACAACAACACATACGGTATGACACCTGTCATCTACAAGGACTATGGCGCGACCGTCGTCAGGAAGATCATGCTGAGAGATATGAATGGCGATGACAAGGCGGACCTGATTATCCTAGCCGGTGCCAAGATCTATGTCCACGATCTGTCGAAGTGGGGAACCGCACTACCCGTGGAAATCGCCAAGATCCCAGATCCGGACACAACATCTGGCATCACCGATTTTGATGTTGCCGATACGAACTTGGATGGCCGTCCCGACATACTTACTGTGGGGACAGGTGGCGCGGCTGCCGTGAATGGAGTATGGGTGAACAACTACACTGACAATCTGGCCCCGAACAACAAGTTGTTGGATGATACCTTGGCAAATTGGATTCCACGCCTTGTGAGCGGCAAGGTCATTGGCGGAACAACAGTCACGAACACCAAGATCAAAGATGGCATTGCCCTGAAACTCGCCGAGAACCAGACACAAGCCCCGATCGGCTCAGTTGATGCAAGGATGAAGTTCTTGACCACGCTCGCAAACGATCCGCAGCAGGTTCTGTTCGTGAACGCGAGACTCTTGGCGACCAACACCGAGGTCTTCTACGTCTGGTACTCGACGGATGCTGGCGGTTATGGCGCATACACGCTGGCATTCACGATAAACAACCTTGGCGGCGCGTTCGTTAACTATACCTTTTCGCTACCGTCGACAGTTGCCAACAAGAATTTCTACCTGAGGATTACGGACTCATCGACATCTACTGCTGGCACTCATATTGACCAGGTTGAGATAGATTCGGTGGGTGTGCTCTCTAGCATTTTTGGCAAGTACACAACTAGCAGGTACCAGGTTGTGAGCGACTCGCCTACGGTCTACACATGTGTCCGAGCAGCGAACATCGACGGTCGCGGATACCTCGAGACCGTCGTCGCCAAGGATGGTCTATGGAAGGTGTACACGAACAAGACAGTACTCTCTGGCTGGTCGTTTACAGACGCCAACTTCTACGTCCGGAGCAGCAACGCCCTTATGACGTACTCCGCCCCGACACTGTTCGACGCGACCGACATCAACGGTGACGGTTACACAGACATACTGGTCTGCAACGTCACGGCTGTGCAGGGCACTCTGACTAAAGTCGGGTTCTTCATGAACCTGTACCCATCCACCTTCTTCTTCACGGAGACTGATCTGGGTGTAGCCGGTGGATCGGGTGCGATTACGTATGCGGCCGCATGCAATCTATACAAGTGACCTTAGAGAGCGCCCGCTCAAACCTCTTTCAAAGGCCTTTCATTGACGGGGCAATGGCGGGACCGCAATGTCTCAGCGATGATGTTCGAGACATCGTTCGCCCTCTCCAGTTCAATTACGGCTAGGAGGCTCTTCGACGTTATGCAGCTCCCGATGATTCCCTTTGCCATGGTCTCTGCACGCTTACGCTCGATTGTCCTGAACCCTTCCATGTTGTTCACAGCCTTGTCCCAGGCCAATACGAACTCCTCAGGGCTGTCGTCGCTGAAAGTCCTCCTCTTCAGCAACCATGTTCGGGTGGAGTGTCTGAACAGCGCCGTTCCTGGGACTACAGCGCAGTAGAGTTGCGTGTAGGATTCTTCGTCCAGGTCAACAGGAACGATAGGGATGCCCTCGTGCTGTGCGAGCTCCAGGGTGGCAACGTAGCAGGGTGGAGGGGCCGCAACCTCTCCGAATCTTCCGAGCCCTTCAACATAGATTTGTTCGTATCTTGACAGCTCGGGCTCGTAGTCATCAGGTATATTCTTCAGGCCCTCGATCTCTTCCTTTGAGAGGGAAATCGCAACCATGTCCGGTCTGCTTTCCTGAAATGCCCTCCGCACCTTCTCGGTCTCGGATTTCAGTCCTTTGATCACGCCGAGAATGTGGACCGTGCAGCCGTCTATCTTGATTGTCTCCACGATTATGCCTTCTTCCTCTTCTCGCGCTGTAGGATGAGCTCCAGGACATCGTCAGCGTCGTCTGCCCTTCGCAGCTCGTCCTCCGTTATCAGGGGCGTTCCTTCTATCGATTGGATAGAGGTTTTCTCCCCTACGAAGATGACGGACTTCTTCTCGGTGACCCTCGATATGTTACCTACTACCCTGGCCTTCCTTGCCATCATCTTGACGTTATCCTCCACCCCAGTCAGCAGAAGGACATCCTCTTCGCTCGCAAGCGCGTCGAACGGACATCTGATGGTGGGCGTTACTGAGTAGCCAATCTCCTTGAGCATCTCGAAGACGTCCCTGTTGAGGCCTTTGAACTCGTCGAAAGTCCTCAGGATCTTGGCGACTTCGAGCGTGTAAGAAAATGGATTCAGAGGCACGACAATGGGCTCGTTCAGATACTCTTCGAGCTTGGCTGCGATCTCCACCATCGCTCCCATGCCGCTCTCGTACATCTGGATGGCCTTCCTCGAAACACCTGCTATCTCGGCCAGCATGCCCAATGATATGTTCCTGTCCTCTCTGATTTTTCGCAGGAGCTCACCGTCAAGCCGGACGTAGAGGCCGCCGGGGGCGGCATACACGAACGGTGGCACACCCTCGAGCATGTGCTCATGGAATGTCGCCTCCGAGATGATCGGTATGCCGAACCTTGAGTACAGGATCCCGTGGTCCAACTTGGCGGAGCTGGAATGCAGGCCTATGACCATCGGGCTGCCTACAAGAGTCGTTGCGAGGATCCTGAGCTCCTCGGCATCGTCGCCAGATAGCGAGTCGATGTTAGTTAGCGCCTTGATGATCAGGAGTTCTTTGTCCCTGCGTGCGATGATGTCGAAGCTTATGCTCCGTATGTTGTGTGGGTCCGAGATGAAGAACCCGACCTTTGCGAGGGTCTCCCGCAGTCTTGTGAGTAGCTCCTCCCTTCTTACAGCCATGGGTCCTTCCTGTTCTCCTAGGTGTCAGATATCGCTTCGTCCGATTTGAAGATTGCATTCATGTTGGGTCATCTGTACATGGTGTTCATGGACATCTTCTCATACTTCTTCAGTTCGGTTTCGCTCATGGGCTCGACTTTGTCCATGGCCTTCTCGAAGTACTTCATCCCGACCTTGACGTCCTTGATCTTGTCCTCCTCCGGATCTCTTCCATCGAGGACATAGTCTCTAATCGCAAGCATCATGGCCTCGTTGCAGACGGCGGCAATCTCCGCGCCTGTGAAGAGCCCCATCTTGGCTGCTAGCTTGTCCAGGTCGACGTCGTCAGCCAAGGGCTTTCCTTTGGTGTGAATCTTGAGTATCTCCTTCCTCGCCTCCAGATCGGGCGGGGGTATGAGCACCAGCCTGTCGAATCTGCCAGGCCTTAGGAGCGCCGGATCGATCATGTCCGGCCGGTTCGTGGCCGCTATGACCACGACACTGTGCAGAGGCTCGAGTCCGTCCATCTCCGTGAGTATCTGGCTTATCACCCGCTCCGTGACTCCAGAGTCGCTCGATCTACCTCTCATAGGCGTGATAGCGTCCATCTCGTCCAGGAATATCACGCACGGTGCTGCCTGTCGCGCCTTCCTGAATGTCTCCCGGACTGCCTTCTCGCTCTCACCTACCCACTTCGAAAGGAACTCAGGGCCCTTGACTGAGATGAAGTTGGCTTGGCTCTCCGTCGCCACGGCCTTTGCGAGCAGAGTCTTGCCCGTCCCAGGCGGTCCGTACAACAGAATCCCCTTCGGCGGGACTGCGTTCATGTGCTTGAACAGCGCGCCGTATCTGAGGGGCCACTCGACAGACTCCATCAATTCCTGCTTCGGCCCATCCAGCCCTCCGATGTCCTCCCACTTGACATTGGGAGACTCGAGCAGGACCTCTCTCAGTGTCGAAGGCTGCATCTCCCTGTACGCGTCCATGAAGTCCGCCATGGTTACATGCAGATTGTTCAGGACCTCGATCGGGATCGTATCTGACTCGAGGTCTATGGTGGGCAGGATCTTCCTGAGCTCGCGCATAGCAGCCTCCCTGGCGAGTGCCGCTAGGTCGGCGCCCACATAGCCGTGGGTCATGTTGGCCAGCTGGACCAGGTCGACGTCATCTGCCAATGGCATGCCCCGTGTGTGGATCTGCAGGATCTCGAGCCTGCCCTCCTTGTCCGGTATGCCGATCTCGATCTCCCTGTCGAACCTGCCGGGCCTCCTTATGGCCGGGTCGAGTGCGTTCGGCCTGTTCGTCGCGCCAATCACGACGACCTTGCCCCTGCCCTCCAGACCATCCATGAGTGCCAGGATCTGGGCGACTATCCTGCGCTCGGTCTCGGCAGTTACCTCATCCCTTTTGGGTGCTATTGAATCGATCTCATCGATGAATATGATGCTCGGGGCATTCTCCGCGGCCTCCTTGAATATCTCCCTCAGCCGCTCCTCGCTCTCCCCGTAGAACTTGCTCATTATCTCGGGACCGCTTATGGACGTGAAGTTCGCGCTCGTCTCCGACGCGACCGCCTTGGCCAGAAGCGTCTTCCCTGTGCCAGGGGGACCGTGGAGCAGCACTCCCTTGGGCGCCTCGACGCCGAGCTTCTCGAACAGTTCAGGGTGCCTCAGGGGTAGCTCGATCATCTCCCTGACCTTATCGACCTCGTCCCTGAGGCCGCCTATGTCCTCGTACGCTACCTTCGGACCCTTGGCAACCTCCTGCTTTGCGGGTTTCTCGCTCAGCTTCACATTGGTGAAATTCTGTATCAACCCAGCTTCTGCAGCCGGTGTG
This is a stretch of genomic DNA from Candidatus Thermoplasmatota archaeon. It encodes these proteins:
- a CDS encoding VCBS repeat-containing protein, whose protein sequence is MNFDVRKRKSWKEDEGVSEIIGNILILMITIILFSGIMAFVQQMPVPEQATKADFSASVSFSPSGTTANLTVTHAGGAVMKTKDTFMLVDVNNLNTRYDLSNPVYGLKNTTQWSTGQSWTVALTDTSYTSSITVTVVDNVKHSAVWSSQVTGGSGRSPPNILQRYVDSDPTTPTADPVREWQDFSLFVTIVDPDNNLDTDDGIWIDSSQLETDSPGASHRTPQPPSGNIFRWDFSDILTRNLSARDLDGQTIMIHAWDQTGFQSVSTFVMTVTQLPTDTQFTNKTIEIQGGAVGEGGLPAYLTWSSPASGQGFGIYEEDHSAPGVANTSKPKTLFVKDETVFVRVASLRMTNILGANIMVISDTRTGGAYAVNYNLSSTRSAPFYPYAASSSAFVYEAKFYTDLLPPGSYTLEIVLSSHGAVAGTFERFETRQYIVIGQEDSPVSFIPGVWLFKDAARTILWGGKTMPFDISGGTFMVYASVKVIDAQASPAPYSEEVRVTDMTGGSQLYGKPGYAGPMISALSRANATAYKFDVDLRYSNGNQWFGGTGAYTLLMAKFSDANEGVYSLSQQIFVKADGSRADFFLGEDGVNVGHQNFDVRGYLTYIENNNFFTRIDLFNYQNTPTDKTTYEVLSMAVGDLSGDGSKDMLTGQKGGELLYYRNSINSLGTWQDGSRMPRPVGDPTNNIKWITVGDINGDGAQDFAYVSSSGATANRIVIYNNTYGMTPVIYKDYGATVVRKIMLRDMNGDDKADLIILAGAKIYVHDLSKWGTALPVEIAKIPDPDTTSGITDFDVADTNLDGRPDILTVGTGGAAAVNGVWVNNYTDNLAPNNKLLDDTLANWIPRLVSGKVIGGTTVTNTKIKDGIALKLAENQTQAPIGSVDARMKFLTTLANDPQQVLFVNARLLATNTEVFYVWYSTDAGGYGAYTLAFTINNLGGAFVNYTFSLPSTVANKNFYLRITDSSTSTAGTHIDQVEIDSVGVLSSIFGKYTTSRYQVVSDSPTVYTCVRAANIDGRGYLETVVAKDGLWKVYTNKTVLSGWSFTDANFYVRSSNALMTYSAPTLFDATDINGDGYTDILVCNVTAVQGTLTKVGFFMNLYPSTFFFTETDLGVAGGSGAITYAAACNLYK
- a CDS encoding transcriptional regulator, which encodes MAVRREELLTRLRETLAKVGFFISDPHNIRSISFDIIARRDKELLIIKALTNIDSLSGDDAEELRILATTLVGSPMVIGLHSSSAKLDHGILYSRFGIPIISEATFHEHMLEGVPPFVYAAPGGLYVRLDGELLRKIREDRNISLGMLAEIAGVSRKAIQMYESGMGAMVEIAAKLEEYLNEPIVVPLNPFSYTLEVAKILRTFDEFKGLNRDVFEMLKEIGYSVTPTIRCPFDALASEEDVLLLTGVEDNVKMMARKARVVGNISRVTEKKSVIFVGEKTSIQSIEGTPLITEDELRRADDADDVLELILQREKRKKA
- a CDS encoding CDC48 family AAA ATPase, which produces MSNKKEKILRVVQAKSADDGKGIARIDPALMRILELSQGDTVIIEGARNTAVTVYPGYPEDENRGTIRIDGAIRKNADVGLDEKVGIRKIVPKPATKVTLAPTQPLKILGGEEYLAQSLEGRPIAKGDLIEVNIMGRKFDLVVQNFTPAAEAGLIQNFTNVKLSEKPAKQEVAKGPKVAYEDIGGLRDEVDKVREMIELPLRHPELFEKLGVEAPKGVLLHGPPGTGKTLLAKAVASETSANFTSISGPEIMSKFYGESEERLREIFKEAAENAPSIIFIDEIDSIAPKRDEVTAETERRIVAQILALMDGLEGRGKVVVIGATNRPNALDPAIRRPGRFDREIEIGIPDKEGRLEILQIHTRGMPLADDVDLVQLANMTHGYVGADLAALAREAAMRELRKILPTIDLESDTIPIEVLNNLHVTMADFMDAYREMQPSTLREVLLESPNVKWEDIGGLDGPKQELMESVEWPLRYGALFKHMNAVPPKGILLYGPPGTGKTLLAKAVATESQANFISVKGPEFLSKWVGESEKAVRETFRKARQAAPCVIFLDEMDAITPMRGRSSDSGVTERVISQILTEMDGLEPLHSVVVIAATNRPDMIDPALLRPGRFDRLVLIPPPDLEARKEILKIHTKGKPLADDVDLDKLAAKMGLFTGAEIAAVCNEAMMLAIRDYVLDGRDPEEDKIKDVKVGMKYFEKAMDKVEPMSETELKKYEKMSMNTMYR